The genomic region AGGCTGgctggaggggttttggggtgaggGCACTTGGCCCTGTCCAAGGGCTCCCTGGCTCCTTGCCCATGGGCTTCTTTGGCTCTGTGAGAGTCCCCGAGCCTCCtggcgtggggagggggcacaggctttgttggggctgggggcacagggtgccactgtgccagggacacccctttcctgcagcctggcagccGCCACAGCCGATTTGCCTTTGTGCTGGCTGCGTtttggagctgctggtgtgagctgggggctgggggctggggacCTGCCCCGTGCCACTGCCACAGGGGTTTTCCCTGGGGTGCTCCCACGCAGCACCCTGGGGACCCCCACAGTGCCCTGAGTGCCAGGGCCCAGCTGGGAAGGGGTTGGTGCCCGGCCTGTTGCCCCATGGCCGAGGGAGCTGGGTCCAGCAGGTGACTTGGCCAGTGGCAGCTGCCTCCTCGAAGGGGAAGCCGCTGGCTCCCGTGTCCTGCAACAAGAGAGTggagagggggagcagggagctgctgcatcCCCACCTTGCTGCATCCCCCCCTCCATCCAGCCTGGTGCTGGGCAGCTccagaaggaagagagaggggGTAAAAACCAGGGATGTGAGAAAACCCGTTGTGAAACCCATCAGTTTGAGGCATCTTACCTGCCTGAAGGGACCCTccggggctgcagcagctcctggcacgGGCTGGTGCCCAGTGGGTGCCCTGAGCCCTCTGGTGAGGGggtggcagggggctgggggccgGGGGGCACACGGGCAGCCCAGGCAACGGGGGGCAGGGGGCTCTGGGAGCGGTTGACCAGCAGCGTGGGCTGGGACTGGCCCCGAGCAGCCACCTTCGAGGCTGGGCACAGGCAGATCTCGTGCTGCACTTGCTGCTGGGGGCTCTTGGTTTTCCAGGCTTGTTTGTGAGCTGTGGGGAGAACGAGTCGGGGGGTCTGAGCATTGCAACAAGCCCGGGATacagcccccccagccctcagccccgCAGCGACGCTGGTGCAAAGCTGAGCCGGCTGCAAAGGGGGGTCTTTGGAGGTCTGGCTCCATCTAACAGCCTGCCGTGACCTCTAGCGGCCAGGGAACCAGGGAGCATCCCCACACCGAAGCAGCGAGAGGAGCGGGCACTCACAGAGCGAGGTGCAGCGACAAGGGTCGTGCTTGTCCAGGTAATGCTCCAGCGTGTCCCAGCCGCCCCCGACCCGCACCATGACGTGTTCCCGCAGGATCTGCGCGGCATGCCGGGGCTGTGAGGCCGGGGGTGGGCACACGAGGCGCTCAGggcatccccctccccaccccgtGCTCAGCCAGCCCTGGGCTTGGTCCTGAGTGCCATGGGAGGGGGTCTCCTAAAGGACAGCGCCATCCCAGGCTCAGCATCaccggggcggggaggggctTGGCTCCTGCTGCCATCCTACCAGGCACTTTTCATCACCTCAagggtaaagggggggcctttTGCAAAGCCCTTTGGGAAGGTCAGGCTTAGGGATGGATCCAGGACAGAGCATCCCAGTGTTCCCATCGCTGGCTCAGCCTTGGTGTGGGCCAGCAGGTTCCCGTCCTGTGCACGGGGATGGTGACATCCCTGCAGATGTGTCCCACAGGGCTGAgcttcagctgctgccctgctttGGGGGTAATGGTCAAAACCCCCACACTGGCCTCATTTAGGGGATGGATTATGGATTATGGAGCAGAGCAGGATTGCTGGTGCCTGTGGCCCAAAGGCAGACTCACCCGGACAAAGATGAGGGTGTCAGAGTCACCCACACGGTATTTGCCATCCGATATCTTCATCATGGGGAACTGGACAGGGCAGGTGCAGCGACTCACCAGGTGCTGGACCTACAAGCAGCagagatgaggcctcaccagagctcCTGAGGAAGGTCCAGGGGTGAACAACCCCATCCCCATCTTCCTCAaccccatccccatctccctcaACCCCACCCCCATCTTCCTCAACCCCATCCCCATCTCTCTCAaccccatccccatctccctcaaccccatccctccccatcccctccatACCATTTGGTCAAGGTTGTTGAGGTTCCTGGGGGCAGGGGGACGGGGTTTGTCAGTGGGTGGCAGGTCCAGGCCCTGCTGGAGCTCCTCCTCAatctcctgctccagctgcacgAGGGTCGGGGCGGGCATGCCGAAGCGGGCGGCACGGCGTGCCAGCTCCAGCAGGCACAGCACAAAGTTCTTCTCGTTCTTCCTCAGCACCAGGTCCTCTGTCTCAAACATCAGCACATCTGGGGCAGGGCAGGTGAAGGGGACAGGGGGTCATAGGTGGAGGTAAATCCCACCTGAAGGGATGTTATTGCTTGGGGTCATCCCGCCAGGGATGTGGTTGGGTCCAATAAGAGTTGGGATGAATGCAGGGAGGCAGAGCCTTGCCCCTGGGCATGGACCAGCAAAGGCACTGCAGCTCTTTGATGGCATcccaaaaccacaaaagccAGTGGCTGGGTGCTCTGAAGGTGTCACTCCATGCCCAtgtggtgggcacagggtgaCAGAGCCTTTGCTCAGAGCCAGGACTGTTCCTGATGTCCTTATGGCCGGGATCACACCGTGCACACCGTATGCCCTGCCCATCACCATCCTCTCAGCACACATCTGCACCCTGCAAACCTGCTGTGTGCCAGCACCCTGCAAACCTGCTGCCAAGCCCAGAGGAGCTTGTGCAAGAAACCCCAGCTCAGGGACACACATGGGTGCTGCCTGATGCCAGGGTGGCTTTGGGGCACACGTGGGAAAACACCCAGGGCGATGCCAGGAGCACCTGCAAAGCAATTGCCTACAGTgacacagagcagctggagccTGGCACCTCACCTTTAATATCCATCTCCTTCCTGCACCACTGGATGAAGTTGGAGACGTTGTCCCTGGCCTGGAAGGTGCCCGGCTGTGCCGTGAGGTTGCAGGAGACGCCGGCGCCGGGCAGCCGCAGGCGCtgggctgcagccgggcaggaGCGGGCGAACTCCCCGGCCACGTGCGTGACGTTGTTGGCGTgggagcagagcacagccccCGTCTCCAGGACCTCCACAAAGGTGCCCACCTCGATGTCCAGCTCATacagctccttcagccactcGGCCAAGTCCTCCTTCATGGCGTACAGGTACTGCTCGCTGGACTTGTAGGGACGGATGCTGCGCACCGCCGCGCTCGGGGGGCTCCACATCTTGCCATAAGACTGCcaggagatggaagggaagaggtgatggaaggggctgccctgggctgtgcccccaaaccacctccccagcagccacactcacctgctgctgctcactctCTGCCACCAGGCTCAGTGGCACCGTCCCACAGGGTCCCCGGGGCTGTGTGGGCAAAGGAAATCACCCTCCTGGGCAGTgggtggtttgttttcttcccaagtgCTGTTCTGTGCTCCTTGGTGACAAGGGATCGGCTGCAAACACTCCCCATTAACTCTTCAGTGcctgctcctcctccagcagccctgctccttCTTCCCCAGTTCCACCCCCACCAACCCCAGGGGGATTTTTCCCCCAGGTCTccagctcaggggcagcagaggGTTAGAGGCAGCTTGTCAGTTGCTCACAACCTAACAACAGGGGGGATTTGCTCAATCCCCACCATCCCTGAACCCACCTGTACTGCAGGTGAGATTACCTTGGGGCCCAACAAGATTCACCTTCAGGGTTGGGTGCCCCTGAATTGGCAGCCTTGAGGCAGCCACACTTTCACCCCCATTttccaggctgctgcagtgccactGTAAACCCAAACACGCTGTGGCAAGGAGCCCACCTGACCAGGGCAGCTCCAGCATGGGTGGCCCTGAGCAggtctctctctcctcccttaGTTGGGTGCccagagggatggagggaagcTGAAGACCTCTGAACACATGGTGGGGATGATGCTCAGACCAGTCCTGCTGcatccctgctgccctccccgtgtgggcacagcagcaccaggggcTGGAAAGCCAAACTCTGAGGTGAGAGCTTCCCCAAGCCTTGGAGGTCAGGGCAGATCCCTCTTCAAGAGCTGGTCAATGGTCAAACTCCTTGGGCTGAGCCCAAGCTCTGAGGAAATGCAGCAGCTCTACCTGCAAACCACAGCACAACTCTCAATCCTCTCCCCAGACCTCTTTAGGAGCACAAAGGGGGTTTGTTTGCATTCCTGCTTTTGGGGTTTCCCTGCAGGGTGCTCCCATGCAGCCTCTTCCCAGATTGTCCATGATGGTGAGGTCTTTGGCAAAAGCTGAGCTCCTCCAGGGGTGGCAAGACtccaggagctggggctttAAGGAAATAACTCCATGGGTGAGTGGGCACTGCTGGGAATGTTGGAGACTCCCTCCCCAAGCCAGGCCTTGCagacccagcccagcacccaggCACTTCTGCAAACAGCATATTTTTGGACTAAAATGGAGCCTCATGGGCTTGGAGGGCTTCTTGCTTTGTCAAGGGACCAGCTGCTGATGCTGGCTGCAGATCTTGGTGCAGACAGTGTTATTTTGGGGGAGGAAATGCAAGAATCCAGGCTGGGGAATGTGTGGCAGGCTGGCTGGAGGAGTGTATGCCTGGCACATCCTGCCAGGGAGCCCAGCAGGAGAACAGGACCCTTGTGACATAGGACTGTCAGCCAGGGCACCCAGTGGGGCCACAGCATGGCTCAGGGTGTGAGTCCATGTCCCTCAGGCCCACTCCTCTCGTGGGGTGCAGGTGATGAAGCACAGTCACCCCATCAGCCAGCAACACCACACAGCTTGTGACCCCAAGGCATCCTCACAGCACACAGCCCCAGGAGAGACACAGTGGCAAGcaagggaggaaaaggaaaaaccccaaagaggAGAGGAACTGAGGCTGTCCCATCCTCAGCCTCCAGTCCCAAGGTAGAAGGGATGCCTGGCTCACTCCTAAGGGCACATGAAAGGGGACAATGATCTGCTGCTTCTCTACAGGTGCTGCAGGTGTGGAGCACCCTGAGGTACAAAGGGATCCATAAATCCTGTCTCCAAAGAGTAGTACCTGGGGCAGAAGTCATGCTGCTCTTCTGACCCAGCTCAACACCCAGAGCACAAGTCTTTAACAACAAGATTTCATCCAGCACCAGCCTTCCCCATCACTCCCCCAGCACTCCCATCAGTcctcccatcacccccagcagtCTCCCCATCACACTgcagactccacagcccatcctgCAGATGGGAGCATTGGCACCACCAGCCAGCCCTGAGGGTCCTTCTTCCCTGCAGGCAAAATGCTGCCTCACTCAACAGGCAGCACAGGATGCCCTGGCATGTTGTGGcatgaagcaaagcaaagaggagCAGCAAGGAGGGTTTCAGAGTGCTCCTTGTCCCATGGGGATGGGCAATGGGCTGGGGTAAAAGTGGGAGACCTCATCAGCATTCATTCACCCTGGGAAAAAGCCCCTGTTAACACATCCCAAAGTGTGGAGGAACCCTCAGTCATCTGGGATGAAGCAAGGGAGAGTGTTTCCATGTTTTCCTTCACCCTCAGTGAGTTTTCAGTGGGATCCAGCAAGCATGAAAGCTGAGCCCATTCAGCAGTACCCAAATACAGCTGAAacacaaccctttcaggaaacaGGAGAGTggcttgggaaagaaagaaaccagcCCACAAAAGCAGGACATGGAAACAAGCAAGAAACCCCACCACTGCATATGCAGAGGTTCATTTTATTTGCTGTCAGGTCTCCAAGCCCTTGGCACTCCCTGCAAGACACCTCATTGTGTTACCATTCAAGCCCACATAACAGTGATGCAGCCCCATTTCTTTGGCAACACTGGAAGTCCCCTGAGATGTTCAGCCTTGAGCAGACAAGTCCCTGCACCTGTGTCTGCACAGGAAGGGCTCACTCACAAGCACAGAGCACAGACAGAACAGCTTGTGTTAGCTCTCTGTCCTGCCAAATCCACACCTCAGCTGGGATCTGGCAGCACCAAAAACCCTGGGGAAGCACCAGCCCTGGGGCAAGCCTTAGGGTGGGTGAGGGGGAGCAGAGGATGCTGCACTGAGgagtccttgaagctgctgaaCCTGGGAGGGCAGCTCATCGTGGCACCCCAGCATGGCagcaccagccagagcccagtGCCAAAGCCTGACACAGGACACCCAGTGCTGGGAGAACCAACAGCCCATCCATGTCCAACCCCAGCATGGTGAAAATCCCCAAATGGCTCCAATCAAAGAGCATTTTAGGAAGGTTTTGCCCAGCCTGGGTCAGTGCCAATGGCTGGCCCTTGCTGCCACTGAATTGAAGCCTCAGGGCCACAATGCTCCCTCAGTGCTGTGGGAGGTGATGGCCCTTTGCAGACAGGTTTCCAGGTGGGGAGGCTGTTTTGGGAAAGGAATGAGGAGCATGCAGGGGAGCAGTCCCTGTGAGGCTGCATGCACAGGCATGTCCCTCTGTCCTGCTCACCCTCTCCTTCCCCGCCTCCCCCAGGAATTTCTCAACCCTCTTCATCCAACAGTGCCAGAGGGGGACAGGACTCACAGAACACAGTGATCCCACCTCTTGCAGAGACAGAGCAGAGGACAAACCCTTTCTCTGCACTCAAGGAAGGCTGCCCAGGTGAGCACAACCCTTATTAGACACCAGAGAACCCAGCCAGCCAGCCCAAAGCCATCAGAAGCCTCCCTGAGACCTCAGctgcacctcctcctccctcccttcacCCCAAAGAGACTCCTACACCAAACCCCTCTGCTTCCTCCCCCCAGATCCCACGGAGCTGGTGTCCAGCTGATGATTCACCAGGGATGTGAGCCCAGCACCTGCAGGCCATGGGCTCATCCTCCATCCCtgtgcaggggaggggaggaagcagGAACAGAGGCTCTGCACACACATGGGGGCAAAGCTCAACACCAAcccaccttttttcttttgtccaaatgtctcttctttttgttttaaccaGAAAACACTCTCAGTCCCTTATTTAATGCCACCCAAGCCCCAAAACAAGCCACACTGAGGCCACTTCGCTGCCTGATGGCAGGAAAACAACAGCTCAGCTACCAACAACCCCCAGGCTTGGATGGCAAAAAACCTGCTTGAGTGATAAGGTTAACAGTCCTGGGTGGCTTTGCAGTCTCCATGGCTTGTATCTGGGGGTTTGTTGAGGTCCTTTGTAAGAAAGTATTGCTTCCCAAAGTGTCCAGCTcacctggctgcagcagaaccAGCTGGGCTGATGGGCTGCCCCATCCTGCAGTGCCAGGGTGTCAATCCTCTGCCCAGGGGCAGCCCTGACCCATCACTCCTTGTGTGAACCCAGAGTTACACACAGATCCAGGCAACGGCAAGCAAAGTCCAGTTCAGctcctcccatcccatccttcccAGCTTAGAAAAGCACCTGCCCAGCGTTTGCATCCCAGCAGCCCATCCAGGGGAGCTGAGTGGCCCATTTGCCAGAGGCCACCACCTGCAGCTTGAGGTGGTCGAACTGCCAGAACTGGTCGTCCCGAAAGAAGTAGATGGAGCCGTGTTTGTGTGTGAGGGCTCCGGCCGTGCCCgggggcagcccctgccagtccCGCAGGCTGCGGGGGTAGTAGGGCTCCAGGCTCAGGCTCTCCTCACTCACCACAAAGTACTTGGAGCCTTTGAAGAGGACGAGGCGCCGGAGCTGCTGGAAGTACAGGGCGGTGTCGGGGTGTCGGGGCAGCCCGCGGGAGCTGCACTTGGAGGGGAATCCCGGCTCCAAGCTGGAGCCTGTGTAGCACCAGCAGCGCCCACCTGGCAAGAGCAGGGCACAGGGGTTAGAGGTCACCCCAGTGGGGTTCATCgtcagccctgcagcctcagGCACGTGGCTGTGACATCCAGCCTGCTGGGGACACAAGTGGTGCCACCTCGGGGCTGTTGGTAGAGTCACAGcgtggtggggttgggagggacctcagagctcatccagtccaaccccctgcagaagcagctcccacctagatcaggtcacacaggaatgtgtccagtggggtcttgaagccctccaaggaaggagcctccacaccctccctgggcagcctgggccagggctccctcactcaaacactgaaacagttccTCACGTtcaaatggaactgtttgtgctccagcttcacctcatcaccccttgtcctgttggtagctacaacaaagtgctgccccaacctcctgccacccaccatttatatacctgtaactattaatgagctcccccctcagtctcctcttccccagactgaacagccccaggtcccacagcctttcctcagaaggaagatgctccagtcccctgatcatcttggtgaccctgcctGGGGGAAAACTGAGACACAGTAGCTCAGGGGCTTGAAAGGCACAGAAAGGGGTCATCAGGGACACAGCAAGGCCACCACACCATCTGCTAGCCCACCACACCATCTGCTAGCCCACCACACCATCTGCTagcctgtgctgctcccttGCAAACCTTCCCCTGGTTCCTGCAGACAGATCTGGGACAGACAGACCCTGATCCCCCTGGGCTCAGATAACCAACACCCTCACTGCACCAGGGCCAAGCACTTGGCTGTCCCACAGAGCCCTGTCCCCACAGGGTCCTGTCACTGCAGAGCCCTGTCCCATGAAGCAGGCAGACAAAAGCCTCTTTCTGCTCACAAGCCAagccctggggagggagagagggagtggctgagggctggggagggagaggggctCTTGGCTATCACTCAGCCACAGCAACAAAGCCCCTTTCTGAAAAGATGCCAACTGGTTTCCATTAAAAGCTGGGGCTGaccctggcagcagggctgcctggttTGACCTTCCTCTGCCTGtctggctgggctgtgctgctggccatgGGGATGACATTTCagctccctggggcagctcagcccagccccagtGCAGGGAACCAGAGGCACCATGGAAACACCACACTCATCTCATCTCCTCCACAACCCTGGGTCTCTGGGGAGTGATTCCCCCCTGAGAATTCTCCCTGGGTTTGATgcatcactctctacaattacctgacaggaggttggagtgaggtgggagtcagtctcttatccctagtaatgaatgacaggccaagaggaaaggggctggagttgccccaggggaggtttggattggagctgaggcagagctgtttccctgagaggggtgtcagcccctgtgccaggctgcccagggagctggggcagtgcccagccctggagggatcccagagccgtggggctgaggtgctgagggctgtgggtcagtgctgggctgggcagggctgggactgcagcagtctcaagggctttaacaacccaaattACTCCAATTCAACAacctgcttttgctttgaaacAGTTGAGTGCTGCTGTCCTGAACAGGCacatggggaaactgaggcacgaggGGAGATGCAGGCCAAGGCCATTTGACTAAAGCCCTGGCAGCACCAAGCCCAGGGCTCCTGTGGGATTTCACAGCCTTGGCACCCAGCAGGAAGAGACAAGGCACAGGGGCAggagaagatgctccagccaGACCCAGGAGgccagagcagcaggcagccagccctgggaggACTCTCCTGCCTTTGCCTCACCTACCTTTGAAGAAGTAGAACCTGCTGGTGAGCTGGGACCAGGCGCAGGCGTCGATGCCCGCGGGGAGGCCGGGCCAGCGCGTGTGCAGGGGCTGCGGGTCGCTGGCGTTGCCGCTGCCTGACACCACCCAGTAGTGGCTGCCCTTGAAGATGTAGAGGTTGTGATCTGCATCTgtgaggcagagagaggagtgagGGGGTCCTGGCTGAGCAAACTCATCCCCCCCACCCAGCTTCTCTgttccctgctcctctccctgcagctccgtGGTGGGTTGCTCGGGGTTTGGATGTTGCCTTCTGCCTTTCCAGCTGCCTCCCTGAGCTTTCACAACTCATTGTCTCCACTCCAGCCTGAACAGGATAAAGCTGCCCACAGCTCTCACTCAAGGCTCCTGTCATGGTTGAGCTCCTGCAGTCAATAAGCCTTGCCATGGCCTAAGTCTGAGGATGCCTTCCTGCCCTCGCTGTGTCCCCAAGATGCACTCCACTGTGACAACCATGTGCATCAGGGATGGCACCAGGAGCACATCACAGGGCTGTGGACCAGTCAAACCCCACCACTGGAGCTTATCAGAGCAGaaacaggctgctgcagcagaggggtGAGGGTGCACGTTTTGGGAGGGGGCTGCACCAACCAACACTCACCAGAGGTTATGGCATCAAAGAAGGAGTGGCAGTAATAGGCACTGAGGCTCCTCTGCTGTTGGTCCCCACCATAAAGGTCTGTGCTCCAGTCCTGGAAGTCAGTGAAGACCTTTCCTGGGAGCTGGGTGGCCAAGCCCTTGGAGGGCTTCCCTGGGATGGAGTAAGGGGTGGTGAGTCAcagagaaggggaagggaaatgGCTTTCCCCAAAGCACTGTGTGAGCAGAGGGCTGGGGAGCCATCCCAGGCCTCCAAAC from Colius striatus isolate bColStr4 chromosome 20, bColStr4.1.hap1, whole genome shotgun sequence harbors:
- the MMP28 gene encoding matrix metalloproteinase-28 isoform X3 — protein: MALPRCGTADGERRRAPRRRRATQHGGRWYKRHLTYRVVNWPPYLPQHEVRLAVRAAFQLWSNVSSLLFWEAQHGPADIRLTFFHGDHNDGLGNAFDGPGGALAHAFFPRRGEAHFDSAERWSLRRGKGRNLFIVVAHEVGHTLGLEHSPVKRALMSPYYKKLGKDFVLSWDDILAIQNLYGKPSKGLATQLPGKVFTDFQDWSTDLYGGDQQQRSLSAYYCHSFFDAITSDADHNLYIFKGSHYWVVSGSGNASDPQPLHTRWPGLPAGIDACAWSQLTSRFYFFKGGRCWCYTGSSLEPGFPSKCSSRGLPRHPDTALYFQQLRRLVLFKGSKYFVVSEESLSLEPYYPRSLRDWQGLPPGTAGALTHKHGSIYFFRDDQFWQFDHLKLQVVASGKWATQLPWMGCWDANAGQVLF
- the GAS2L2 gene encoding GAS2-like protein 2 isoform X1 codes for the protein MWSPPSAAVRSIRPYKSSEQYLYAMKEDLAEWLKELYELDIEVGTFVEVLETGAVLCSHANNVTHVAGEFARSCPAAAQRLRLPGAGVSCNLTAQPGTFQARDNVSNFIQWCRKEMDIKDVLMFETEDLVLRKNEKNFVLCLLELARRAARFGMPAPTLVQLEQEIEEELQQGLDLPPTDKPRPPAPRNLNNLDQMVQHLVSRCTCPVQFPMMKISDGKYRVGDSDTLIFVRPRHAAQILREHVMVRVGGGWDTLEHYLDKHDPCRCTSLSHKQAWKTKSPQQQVQHEICLCPASKVAARGQSQPTLLVNRSQSPLPPVAWAARVPPGPQPPATPSPEGSGHPLGTSPCQELLQPRRVPSGRTREPAASPSRRQLPLAKSPAGPSSLGHGATGRAPTPSQLGPGTQGTVGVPRVLRGSTPGKTPVAVARGRSPAPSPQLTPAAPKRSQHKGKSAVAAARLQERGVPGTVAPCAPSPNKACAPSPRQEARGLSQSQRSPWARSQGALGQGQVPSPQNPSSQPPKRDLSIKPPAKAIVAACRPHTPLAPCADGAKGCAAGEGPRGLRQCQAAPSPSAAGAEGPKGPADEPVGACAGPDGGMEGLGGCWGHTQPPGYDKVVEELSQGWQPLRPVGLGNWLPKTSPAASSQPPSTLPGGEEAEGPARGSQTPRGAKASAAPKAQRRLKPPERVPSIYKLKLRPKIRPRRDHRPGRRPSRIPTPLGQRQQRPQRPPRHPQPRAKPSAAGSGAWLTEDDEEVWV
- the GAS2L2 gene encoding GAS2-like protein 2 isoform X2; amino-acid sequence: MWSPPSAAVRSIRPYKSSEQYLYAMKEDLAEWLKELYELDIEVGTFVEVLETGAVLCSHANNVTHVAGEFARSCPAAAQRLRLPGAGVSCNLTAQPGTFQARDNVSNFIQWCRKEMDIKDVLMFETEDLVLRKNEKNFVLCLLELARRAARFGMPAPTLVQLEQEIEEELQQGLDLPPTDKPRPPAPRNLNNLDQMVQHLVSRCTCPVQFPMMKISDGKYRVGDSDTLIFVRILREHVMVRVGGGWDTLEHYLDKHDPCRCTSLSHKQAWKTKSPQQQVQHEICLCPASKVAARGQSQPTLLVNRSQSPLPPVAWAARVPPGPQPPATPSPEGSGHPLGTSPCQELLQPRRVPSGRTREPAASPSRRQLPLAKSPAGPSSLGHGATGRAPTPSQLGPGTQGTVGVPRVLRGSTPGKTPVAVARGRSPAPSPQLTPAAPKRSQHKGKSAVAAARLQERGVPGTVAPCAPSPNKACAPSPRQEARGLSQSQRSPWARSQGALGQGQVPSPQNPSSQPPKRDLSIKPPAKAIVAACRPHTPLAPCADGAKGCAAGEGPRGLRQCQAAPSPSAAGAEGPKGPADEPVGACAGPDGGMEGLGGCWGHTQPPGYDKVVEELSQGWQPLRPVGLGNWLPKTSPAASSQPPSTLPGGEEAEGPARGSQTPRGAKASAAPKAQRRLKPPERVPSIYKLKLRPKIRPRRDHRPGRRPSRIPTPLGQRQQRPQRPPRHPQPRAKPSAAGSGAWLTEDDEEVWV